A stretch of Camelina sativa cultivar DH55 chromosome 18, Cs, whole genome shotgun sequence DNA encodes these proteins:
- the LOC104761945 gene encoding sorting nexin 2A-like isoform X1, which translates to MMGSENADGFEETNLNAQRDVMENLDLGVDGDAGGDNPLKKSVVNGDTSNSGYRSAMSTLSNVRDPLSPPPTVMIPADSDPLLAPPSSYEDFRSFGSKPISSDNSYIEPPSYADVIFSPFDENSDSEINGAEDSSLHSQFSDSLSRSPSSSSSDYIKITVSNPQKEQETSNSIVGGNTYITYQITTRTNLPEFDGPSDFSVRRRFRDVVTLADRLAESYRGFCIPPRPDKSVVESQVMQKQEFVEQRRVALEKYLRRLSAHPVIRNSDELKVFLQKQGKLPLQMSTDVASRMLDGAVKLPKQLFGEGGASAVPVHEVVQPAKGGRDLLRLFKELRQSVSNDWGGSKPPVVEEDREFLEKKEKMHDLEQQIINASQQAESLVKAQQDMGETMGELGLAFIKLTKFENEEATSNAQRIRPNDMKNLATAAVKASRFYRELNSQTVKHLDTLHEYLGMMMAVQGAFADRSSALLTVQTLLSELPSLQQRVEKLEAASSKVFGGDKSRIRKIEELKETIKVTEDAKNVAIREYERIKENNRSEVERLEKERRADFMNMMKGFVVNQVGYAEKMGNVWAKVAEESSQYDIEKQSS; encoded by the exons ATGATGGGCTCGGAGAATGCCGATGGATTCGAAGAGACCAATCTCAATGCGCAGAGGGATGTTATGGAGAATCTCGACCTCGGAGTAGATGGCGACGCCGGCGGTGACAATCCTCTGAAGAAAAGCGTTGTCAACGGCGATACATCGAACTCTGGTTATCGTAGCGCTATGTCAACACTCTCCAACGTGCGTGACCCGCTCTCGCCGCCGCCGACTGTCATGATTCCGGCTGATTCTGATCCACTCCTTGCGCCGCCGTCGTCTTATGAAGATTTCCGCAGTTTTGGTTCTAAGCCGATCAGCAGCGATAACTCCTACATCGAGCCTCCATCTTATGCAGATGTTATCTTTAGTCCCTTTGATGAGAACTCGGATAGTGAGATTAACGGAGCAGAGGATAGTAGTCTTCATAGTCAATTCTCAGATTCACTATCgagatctccttcttcttcaagctctgaTTACATCAAGATCACTGTATCGAACCCTCAGAAAGAGCAGGAGACATCAAATTCAATTGTTGGAGGAAACACTTACATCACCTACCAGATTACGACCAGGACGAATCTCCCTGAGTTTGACGGCCCATCGGATTTCAGCGTACGGAGAAGATTCAGAGATGTTGTCACATTGGCAGATCGATTGGCTGAGTCGTATAGAGGGTTCTGCATACCACCGCGTCCAGATAAGAGCGTCGTAGAGAGCCAAGTAATGCAGAAACAAGAGTTTGTGGAGCAGAGAAGAGTTGCATTGGAGAAATACTTGCGCAGGCTAAGTGCACACCCTGTGATCAGGAACAGTGATGAGTTGAAAGTGTTTCTTCAAAAGCAAGGGAAGTTGCCATTACAAATGAGCACTGATGTGGCCTCTAGGATGTTGGATGGCGCGGTGAAACTTCCAAAACAGTTGTTTGGTGAAGGCGGAGCCTCTGCAGTGCCAGTGCATGAGGTGGTTCAGCCTGCAAAAGGAGGTAGGGATCTGCTGAGATTATTCAAGGAGCTGAGGCAATCAGTGTCTAATGACTGGGGTGGATCAAAACCACctgttgttgaagaagatagagaattcttggagaagaaggagaagatgcaTGATCTTGAGCAACAAATTATCAATGCTTCACAGCAG GCGGAATCCCTTGTGAAGGCACAGCAAGACATGGGAGAAACCATGGGTGAACTTGGATTAGCATTCATTAAGCTTACCAAGTTCGAGAACGAAGAAGCTACTTCCAACGCCCAAAGAATCCGTCCTAATGATATGAAGAATTTAGCCACTGCGGCTGTAAAAGCAAGCAGATTTTATAGGGAGTTGAATTCCCAGACTGTCAAACATTTG GACACACTCCATGAGTATCTTGGCATGATGATGGCGGTCCAAGGTGCATTTGCAGACAGATCTAGTGCTTTATTGACAGTGCAAACGCTTCTATCAGAGCTTCCTTCTCTGCAACAAAGAGTCGAAAAGCTAGAGGCTGCATCTTCGAAGGTATTTGGTGGTGACAAATCAAGGATCCGGAAAATAGAAGAGTTAAAAGAAACCATCAAGGTCACTGAGGACGCAAAAAATGTTGCCATCAGAGAATATGAGCGGATCAAG GAAAACAATCGATCTGAGGTTGAGAGGTTGGAGAAAGAAAGGCGTGCAGACTTCATGAACATGATGAAGGGTTTTGTTGTTAACCAG GTTGGATACGCAGAAAAAATGGGCAACGTCTGGGCAAAGGTTGCAGAAGAGAGTAGCCAATACGAT ATAGAGAAGCAGAGcagctaa
- the LOC104761945 gene encoding sorting nexin 2A-like isoform X2, producing MMGSENADGFEETNLNAQRDVMENLDLGVDGDAGGDNPLKKSVVNGDTSNSGYRSAMSTLSNVRDPLSPPPTVMIPADSDPLLAPPSSYEDFRSFGSKPISSDNSYIEPPSYADVIFSPFDENSDSEINGAEDSSLHSQFSDSLSRSPSSSSSDYIKITVSNPQKEQETSNSIVGGNTYITYQITTRTNLPEFDGPSDFSVRRRFRDVVTLADRLAESYRGFCIPPRPDKSVVESQVMQKQEFVEQRRVALEKYLRRLSAHPVIRNSDELKVFLQKQGKLPLQMSTDVASRMLDGAVKLPKQLFGEGGASAVPVHEVVQPAKGGRDLLRLFKELRQSVSNDWGGSKPPVVEEDREFLEKKEKMHDLEQQIINASQQAESLVKAQQDMGETMGELGLAFIKLTKFENEEATSNAQRIRPNDMKNLATAAVKASRFYRELNSQTVKHLDTLHEYLGMMMAVQGAFADRSSALLTVQTLLSELPSLQQRVEKLEAASSKVFGGDKSRIRKIEELKETIKVTEDAKNVAIREYERIKENNRSEVERLEKERRADFMNMMKGFVVNQVGYAEKMGNVWAKVAEESSQYDIEKQSS from the exons ATGATGGGCTCGGAGAATGCCGATGGATTCGAAGAGACCAATCTCAATGCGCAGAGGGATGTTATGGAGAATCTCGACCTCGGAGTAGATGGCGACGCCGGCGGTGACAATCCTCTGAAGAAAAGCGTTGTCAACGGCGATACATCGAACTCTGGTTATCGTAGCGCTATGTCAACACTCTCCAACGTGCGTGACCCGCTCTCGCCGCCGCCGACTGTCATGATTCCGGCTGATTCTGATCCACTCCTTGCGCCGCCGTCGTCTTATGAAGATTTCCGCAGTTTTGGTTCTAAGCCGATCAGCAGCGATAACTCCTACATCGAGCCTCCATCTTATGCAGATGTTATCTTTAGTCCCTTTGATGAGAACTCGGATAGTGAGATTAACGGAGCAGAGGATAGTAGTCTTCATAGTCAATTCTCAGATTCACTATCgagatctccttcttcttcaagctctgaTTACATCAAGATCACTGTATCGAACCCTCAGAAAGAGCAGGAGACATCAAATTCAATTGTTGGAGGAAACACTTACATCACCTACCAGATTACGACCAGGACGAATCTCCCTGAGTTTGACGGCCCATCGGATTTCAGCGTACGGAGAAGATTCAGAGATGTTGTCACATTGGCAGATCGATTGGCTGAGTCGTATAGAGGGTTCTGCATACCACCGCGTCCAGATAAGAGCGTCGTAGAGAGCCAAGTAATGCAGAAACAAGAGTTTGTGGAGCAGAGAAGAGTTGCATTGGAGAAATACTTGCGCAGGCTAAGTGCACACCCTGTGATCAGGAACAGTGATGAGTTGAAAGTGTTTCTTCAAAAGCAAGGGAAGTTGCCATTACAAATGAGCACTGATGTGGCCTCTAGGATGTTGGATGGCGCGGTGAAACTTCCAAAACAGTTGTTTGGTGAAGGCGGAGCCTCTGCAGTGCCAGTGCATGAGGTGGTTCAGCCTGCAAAAGGAGGTAGGGATCTGCTGAGATTATTCAAGGAGCTGAGGCAATCAGTGTCTAATGACTGGGGTGGATCAAAACCACctgttgttgaagaagatagagaattcttggagaagaaggagaagatgcaTGATCTTGAGCAACAAATTATCAATGCTTCACAGCAG GCGGAATCCCTTGTGAAGGCACAGCAAGACATGGGAGAAACCATGGGTGAACTTGGATTAGCATTCATTAAGCTTACCAAGTTCGAGAACGAAGAAGCTACTTCCAACGCCCAAAGAATCCGTCCTAATGATATGAAGAATTTAGCCACTGCGGCTGTAAAAGCAAGCAGATTTTATAGGGAGTTGAATTCCCAGACTGTCAAACATTTG GACACACTCCATGAGTATCTTGGCATGATGATGGCGGTCCAAGGTGCATTTGCAGACAGATCTAGTGCTTTATTGACAGTGCAAACGCTTCTATCAGAGCTTCCTTCTCTGCAACAAAGAGTCGAAAAGCTAGAGGCTGCATCTTCGAAGGTATTTGGTGGTGACAAATCAAGGATCCGGAAAATAGAAGAGTTAAAAGAAACCATCAAGGTCACTGAGGACGCAAAAAATGTTGCCATCAGAGAATATGAGCGGATCAAG GAAAACAATCGATCTGAGGTTGAGAGGTTGGAGAAAGAAAGGCGTGCAGACTTCATGAACATGATGAAGGGTTTTGTTGTTAACCAG GTTGGATACGCAGAAAAAATGGGCAACGTCTGGGCAAAGGTTGCAGAAGAGAGTAGCCAATACGATATAGAGAAGCAGAGcagctaa